Proteins from one Chitinophaga oryzae genomic window:
- a CDS encoding GNAT family N-acetyltransferase, producing MPSTDIITPRLTLRLLGDEVRDACLAGNLEKASVLLGAGIPAAMLDHPSSLHHDKKQLVTDASYPPWASRAIILSGENKTIGLIRFHTSPDPHASKDYLENAVEIGYQVFEPYRRKGYAREAATAMFNWAREHFQVHRFVASIAPDNLPSLNLVTSLGFIKVDEVMDETDGMEYVFAVNYTDEKHR from the coding sequence ATGCCCTCCACAGACATCATCACTCCACGGCTCACCCTCCGCTTACTAGGCGACGAGGTAAGAGACGCCTGCCTTGCCGGCAATCTGGAGAAAGCATCTGTCCTCCTCGGAGCCGGGATACCCGCCGCCATGCTGGACCACCCCAGCAGCCTGCATCACGACAAAAAGCAGCTAGTCACCGATGCCAGCTACCCACCCTGGGCTTCACGCGCCATCATCCTCAGCGGGGAAAATAAAACCATCGGCCTTATCCGCTTTCACACCAGTCCTGATCCCCACGCCTCCAAAGACTACCTGGAAAACGCCGTGGAAATCGGCTACCAGGTCTTTGAACCGTACCGCAGAAAAGGATACGCCAGGGAAGCCGCGACTGCAATGTTCAACTGGGCGCGGGAGCATTTTCAGGTCCACCGGTTTGTGGCTTCCATCGCACCGGATAACCTGCCGTCGCTGAACCTGGTGACCTCCCTCGGCTTCATCAAAGTGGATGAAGTCATGGATGAAACAGACGGGATGGAATATGTTTTTGCTGTAAATTACACAGATGAAAAACATCGTTGA
- a CDS encoding DUF6443 domain-containing protein has protein sequence MKFRKSVNLIVKLVIPILSFCEAASAQNVPAETDKPPIAAPLSPAAGYDSVLRNYICTWEPSMPLTNPADVANAGRPAAEVKLTTAYFDAIGRPLQTVSKQMSGSGKDIVSMFLYDAVGREKLKYLPYASQTGNTNDGKFKLNPFADQKDFYQSETLNPGAVNETVYYSEVEFEASPLNRVLKTYHPGNSWAKTGGSHPVNQGYDANTAEDAVRIWKITDDQSLPVSPGIYAAKQLYKVVSSDEQGQTTIAFTDKDGRLILKKIQLNNDWLSTYYVYDDSGNLRFVIPPRAAQIINGNWNLAPVAAELCFQYQYDERNRMIIKKVPGAAPVEMVYDIRDRLVLTRDGNLKSKRQWLMSFYDGLNRVVETALYTADTNTYTRAVLQQQLNTATGTGSVQYDFPGVTHLVVKTNDRQLYEARESITIEPGFESANGDNLDFRVDPSLTNGSIYLPVTNPLPNVPAAALTPLTFTYYDHYSYDGLKAAVATDFSKPQAGSNLYAQPVKTNTTPEGMVTGTRIRVLGTDTWLTTTNYYDDDNRLVQTISDNLNGAQDVATTLYDFSGKVLSTYVHHRNKQSAATPETKVLTMMHYDHAGRVDEISKRINDNPALQRTIVNNSYDELGQMKTKRLGVTGTGQLETLEYEYNIRGWLKGINRKFATGKTSGNWFGQELSYDYGFSGKQFNGNIAGAKWKSRSDGTARAFGYQYDQANRLAAADFSQLEGTASWTKSKMDFSVSNLNYDANGNILSMSQKGMEGSVIKQIDSLKYGYLPNSNKLSFVTDKQNNPNTLLGDFREKQNDESPDYQYDLNGNLVLDQNKQLTIRYNHLNLPENIVVTGKGYITYTYDAGGNKLRKIVVDQTGTGKTTVTDYTGMFQYTNDTLRIISHEEGRIRTIAKAGTPLDYKYDYFVKDHLGNIRMVLTEQTDFTMYAATMENARASVETALFSNVNETRVPKPAGYPDDDTDSKNAAVAKLNANTGGNKIGPSLVLRVMAGDTVQINARAFYKSQGPAAKNTAPLPEDMVAGLVQAFGGQAEAGSQHGFETGNNSTPFNTNFYNNQYQRLKEKSPDQPEGKPKAYLNFVLFDDQFKLVDQNSGVKQVSGEADQLQTLGTDRMPITQNGFLYVYTSNESQQDVFFDNLVVTQASGPMLEETHYYPFGLTIAGISSNALKGSNYAENRLKYNGNELQHKEFSDGSGLELYDFNARTYDQQIGRFLQIDPLIESGEQERISPYHFAKNDPIKYNDPDGKCPNCIVGAIVGAAVDYGTQVTKNLASGKPLRASFTEVDFWSIGISAVSGALSGGLSALTPASIAGKVGVEALNLTRLTAESAAKQYAGDGSVSVAQTLSDVGASRVGDLLTAKISPISTRATANAISATERQLDRAIRITIGDPTSSGRAATVRSLRSQLNTQVQTLNTKQVTNEVIKNTAGGSAGNALQETSNYLRKPVKENSPLQANINDAEIRRINFLKPFR, from the coding sequence ATGAAATTCAGAAAGTCAGTTAACCTGATCGTAAAACTGGTCATCCCTATACTCAGCTTTTGTGAAGCCGCTTCCGCCCAGAATGTACCGGCGGAAACCGACAAACCACCGATAGCGGCCCCATTGTCGCCGGCAGCCGGATATGACAGCGTTCTCCGGAACTATATCTGTACCTGGGAACCCTCCATGCCTCTGACCAATCCGGCAGATGTGGCCAATGCAGGACGTCCCGCGGCTGAAGTAAAATTGACCACAGCATATTTTGATGCCATCGGCCGACCGCTGCAGACAGTCAGCAAACAGATGAGCGGCAGCGGGAAAGACATTGTGTCGATGTTCCTCTATGACGCGGTTGGGCGGGAAAAACTGAAGTATCTGCCTTACGCATCGCAAACCGGCAATACCAACGATGGTAAATTCAAACTAAACCCCTTCGCCGACCAGAAAGATTTTTATCAAAGTGAGACATTAAACCCGGGAGCTGTCAATGAAACTGTTTATTACAGTGAGGTTGAATTTGAAGCGTCGCCGTTAAACCGGGTACTAAAGACCTATCATCCCGGCAACAGCTGGGCGAAAACAGGTGGTAGTCATCCTGTAAACCAGGGTTACGATGCTAATACCGCGGAGGACGCTGTTCGCATCTGGAAGATAACGGACGACCAGAGTTTACCGGTTAGCCCGGGCATTTATGCCGCCAAACAGCTCTATAAGGTTGTCTCGTCCGACGAACAGGGCCAGACCACCATCGCCTTTACCGACAAAGACGGCCGGCTGATACTGAAAAAAATCCAGTTAAACAATGACTGGCTCTCCACTTATTATGTTTATGATGACTCCGGCAATCTGCGATTTGTGATACCTCCACGGGCTGCACAGATCATCAACGGCAACTGGAACCTCGCTCCTGTGGCGGCAGAGCTATGCTTTCAGTACCAGTACGACGAACGTAACCGGATGATTATAAAAAAAGTACCAGGGGCCGCTCCTGTAGAGATGGTATATGACATCCGCGACCGCCTGGTACTAACCCGTGACGGAAACCTGAAAAGCAAGCGCCAATGGCTCATGTCTTTTTATGATGGCCTTAATCGCGTGGTGGAAACGGCCTTATACACAGCTGACACCAATACTTACACACGGGCAGTATTGCAGCAGCAGTTAAATACCGCTACCGGTACAGGCAGCGTACAATATGATTTCCCGGGTGTCACGCACCTGGTTGTTAAAACAAATGACCGGCAGCTTTATGAAGCCCGGGAGAGTATCACCATAGAACCCGGGTTTGAATCCGCCAATGGCGATAACCTGGATTTCCGTGTGGATCCGTCCTTAACAAACGGCAGCATCTACCTGCCTGTTACCAACCCGCTGCCCAACGTACCCGCAGCGGCGCTAACGCCACTTACTTTCACCTATTACGACCATTACTCCTATGATGGCCTGAAGGCCGCAGTGGCCACGGACTTCAGCAAACCGCAGGCAGGAAGCAACCTATACGCGCAACCGGTTAAAACCAATACAACCCCTGAAGGAATGGTCACAGGAACGCGCATACGGGTTTTAGGAACAGATACCTGGCTGACCACCACCAATTACTATGATGATGACAACCGGCTGGTACAGACGATCAGTGATAACCTGAACGGAGCACAGGACGTGGCCACCACGCTGTACGATTTCAGTGGTAAAGTACTGAGTACTTATGTCCATCATCGCAACAAGCAGAGCGCCGCTACACCGGAAACCAAAGTGCTGACAATGATGCATTACGACCATGCAGGGCGGGTAGATGAAATCAGCAAACGCATTAATGACAATCCTGCTTTGCAACGGACCATTGTTAACAACAGTTACGACGAGCTGGGACAGATGAAAACCAAGCGGTTGGGGGTAACCGGTACCGGTCAGCTGGAGACGCTCGAATATGAATACAATATCCGCGGATGGCTGAAAGGTATCAACAGAAAGTTTGCTACCGGCAAAACCAGCGGCAACTGGTTTGGCCAGGAGCTCAGCTATGATTATGGGTTCTCCGGGAAACAGTTCAACGGCAACATCGCCGGTGCGAAATGGAAAAGCCGCTCCGATGGAACGGCAAGGGCCTTCGGCTATCAGTATGACCAGGCTAATCGTTTGGCTGCCGCAGATTTCAGCCAACTGGAAGGAACCGCCTCCTGGACAAAATCAAAAATGGACTTCTCTGTCAGCAATCTGAACTATGATGCCAACGGCAACATACTGTCCATGAGCCAGAAAGGAATGGAGGGCAGTGTTATTAAACAGATAGACAGCCTGAAATATGGTTATCTCCCTAACAGCAACAAATTATCTTTCGTTACTGATAAACAAAATAATCCCAATACGCTGCTGGGTGATTTCCGGGAAAAACAAAATGACGAATCCCCGGACTATCAGTACGATCTTAACGGCAACCTGGTACTTGATCAAAACAAACAGCTGACGATCCGCTACAATCATCTGAATCTCCCTGAAAATATTGTCGTTACCGGCAAAGGTTATATCACCTATACCTATGACGCTGGCGGGAATAAATTAAGGAAAATAGTAGTGGACCAAACCGGCACAGGTAAAACAACCGTCACCGACTATACCGGCATGTTCCAGTATACCAATGATACGTTACGTATTATCAGCCACGAGGAAGGACGTATCCGCACTATTGCTAAGGCCGGAACGCCCCTGGACTACAAATACGACTACTTCGTCAAGGACCACCTGGGTAACATCCGCATGGTACTCACTGAGCAGACAGATTTCACCATGTATGCCGCTACCATGGAAAATGCCCGCGCCAGTGTTGAAACAGCGCTTTTCAGCAATGTGAACGAAACCCGGGTGCCCAAACCGGCAGGCTATCCTGATGATGACACGGATAGCAAGAATGCAGCTGTTGCGAAGTTGAACGCCAATACCGGCGGAAACAAAATCGGGCCGTCGCTGGTGCTGCGCGTCATGGCTGGCGATACCGTCCAGATAAATGCCCGCGCCTTCTATAAATCCCAGGGGCCCGCAGCCAAAAATACAGCGCCCCTGCCGGAAGACATGGTAGCGGGACTGGTACAGGCGTTCGGCGGACAGGCAGAGGCTGGCAGTCAGCATGGATTTGAGACAGGAAACAACAGTACACCGTTTAACACCAACTTCTACAATAATCAATACCAGCGGCTTAAAGAAAAAAGTCCCGACCAGCCGGAAGGCAAGCCCAAAGCATACCTTAATTTTGTATTGTTCGACGATCAGTTTAAATTAGTCGATCAAAACAGTGGCGTTAAACAGGTGAGCGGAGAAGCCGATCAGCTGCAAACCCTTGGCACAGACAGAATGCCAATCACCCAAAACGGGTTCCTGTATGTATACACCAGTAATGAATCACAGCAGGATGTGTTCTTTGATAATTTAGTGGTGACGCAGGCGTCCGGACCAATGCTGGAAGAAACGCATTATTATCCGTTTGGGTTGACGATTGCGGGGATTAGTTCCAATGCACTCAAAGGAAGTAATTATGCGGAGAACAGGCTGAAGTATAATGGGAATGAACTACAGCATAAAGAGTTTAGCGATGGATCGGGATTAGAGTTGTATGATTTTAATGCGCGGACATATGATCAGCAGATAGGAAGATTTTTACAAATTGATCCACTCATAGAAAGTGGTGAACAAGAAAGAATCAGCCCTTATCACTTTGCTAAAAATGATCCTATTAAATATAATGACCCTGATGGGAAATGTCCCAATTGTATTGTAGGAGCCATTGTTGGAGCAGCTGTTGACTATGGAACACAAGTAACTAAGAACTTAGCAAGCGGAAAACCACTTAGAGCTTCGTTTACAGAGGTTGATTTCTGGTCAATTGGTATTTCAGCGGTATCAGGCGCGCTATCCGGAGGCCTGTCTGCGCTTACCCCTGCTTCTATTGCAGGCAAAGTAGGTGTGGAAGCACTTAATTTAACCAGATTAACAGCAGAGTCAGCCGCCAAACAATATGCTGGAGACGGATCCGTAAGTGTAGCACAAACCCTAAGTGATGTTGGTGCTTCAAGAGTGGGAGACTTATTAACAGCGAAAATAAGTCCAATTTCCACCCGAGCTACTGCTAATGCAATTTCAGCGACAGAAAGACAGCTTGATAGAGCAATTAGAATAACGATAGGCGATCCAACCAGTTCAGGAAGGGCTGCAACCGTGCGATCTCTACGTTCCCAACTAAATACTCAGGTGCAGACATTGAATACAAAACAAGTAACTAATGAAGTTATTAAAAATACAGCGGGAGGGTCAGCAGGAAATGCATTACAGGAAACCTCGAACTATTTAAGAAAGCCTGTAAAGGAGAACTCTCCGTTACAAGCAAACATAAATGATGCAGAAATTAGAAGAATCAATTTTTTAAAACCATTTAGGTAA
- a CDS encoding SRPBCC family protein, which yields MSNNTVSLHRMLKTSPDKVFRAFTEPLALAAWLPPYGFLCTVHELNPVAGGSHKASFHNFSTGNGHSFGGTYLEVKPNEFLKYTDRFDDPNMPGEMITSVWLRQTVAGTEIKITQEGIPAMIPVEMCYLGWQESLEKLAKLVEPQIPDA from the coding sequence ATGTCAAACAATACTGTCTCCCTGCACAGAATGCTGAAAACATCACCGGACAAAGTTTTTCGTGCCTTTACAGAGCCGTTGGCGCTGGCTGCGTGGTTACCTCCTTACGGATTCCTCTGCACTGTTCATGAACTGAACCCGGTAGCTGGTGGTTCACATAAAGCGTCTTTTCATAATTTCTCCACAGGTAATGGTCATTCTTTTGGTGGTACCTACCTGGAAGTAAAGCCCAATGAGTTCCTGAAATATACCGATCGATTCGACGATCCTAATATGCCCGGGGAAATGATCACTTCCGTCTGGCTCCGTCAAACAGTGGCCGGTACGGAGATTAAGATTACACAGGAAGGTATTCCGGCAATGATCCCGGTTGAAATGTGTTACCTGGGCTGGCAGGAGTCGCTGGAGAAACTGGCTAAACTGGTAGAGCCGCAGATACCTGATGCCTGA
- a CDS encoding VOC family protein, with protein MNAINDTIAGLELAQIGWVVPDIHAAVKFLSGALGIAGFPEPEHVRAQDLAMTYYGKVVAAEWLTTQTYNGGTFIELVQPLSGQSMFHDYLAQYPAGGTQHLAFRLPVSDFGRVTDELREQGYAIISEVDHPIARMAFFDTYKTLGMVTEIMGITPEGWTAVEQMKK; from the coding sequence ATGAACGCTATTAACGATACCATCGCCGGACTGGAGCTGGCACAAATAGGCTGGGTGGTGCCTGATATACACGCCGCGGTGAAATTCCTCTCCGGGGCGTTGGGAATCGCGGGTTTCCCTGAACCGGAACATGTCCGTGCGCAGGACCTGGCTATGACCTACTATGGAAAGGTGGTAGCTGCCGAATGGCTCACCACGCAGACATATAACGGTGGCACTTTCATCGAGCTGGTACAGCCACTTTCCGGCCAGAGCATGTTCCATGACTATCTCGCGCAGTATCCCGCCGGCGGAACGCAGCATCTGGCGTTCCGGCTACCGGTAAGCGACTTCGGACGGGTGACTGACGAGCTGCGGGAGCAAGGCTATGCCATTATCAGTGAAGTGGACCATCCCATTGCCCGGATGGCGTTTTTCGATACTTATAAAACGCTGGGCATGGTGACGGAGATTATGGGTATTACACCGGAAGGATGGACGGCAGTGGAACAAATGAAGAAGTAG
- a CDS encoding proline dehydrogenase family protein translates to MDKLLSIGSTALRKAALNEQAKEFLLENEVLFSVLKKAADRYIGGETLEETVGKVVQQNRNGFKCSVEFMGESTRNEQEAAEATSEFVKICQDIHRQNLYSTVSLDLSHIGLAVSEDLCYNNLMTICTAAAKGNTEVIISAEGTERTDAILDTYKRAIKEYSGLGITLQAYLYRSKDDFAELLKTPGRIRIVKGAFETAPHLSMPRGEALDEAYLGYIGQLLSNGHLCSIATHHDKIQQQAKALIHQYKPDKEKYEFESLYGIQTEQLEQLKAEGYPTKLYFVYGKEWYLYLCNRLAEYPMNVFRALNDIVG, encoded by the coding sequence ATGGATAAGTTATTAAGTATCGGTTCAACGGCACTCAGGAAAGCGGCGTTAAACGAACAGGCAAAGGAATTTCTGCTGGAGAACGAGGTCCTGTTCAGCGTATTGAAAAAAGCTGCCGACAGGTACATCGGCGGAGAAACGCTGGAAGAAACGGTCGGCAAAGTAGTACAGCAAAACAGAAACGGGTTTAAATGCTCTGTAGAGTTTATGGGCGAAAGTACCCGGAATGAGCAGGAGGCGGCTGAAGCTACCAGTGAATTTGTGAAGATCTGCCAGGATATCCACCGGCAAAACCTCTATTCAACCGTTTCGCTGGACCTCTCCCATATCGGGCTGGCTGTTTCAGAAGACCTCTGTTACAACAACCTGATGACCATCTGCACAGCGGCAGCAAAAGGAAATACAGAAGTCATCATCAGCGCGGAAGGTACCGAACGTACAGATGCCATCCTCGACACCTATAAACGTGCAATAAAAGAATACAGCGGTCTGGGTATTACCCTGCAGGCTTATCTGTACCGCTCCAAAGATGATTTTGCCGAACTGCTGAAAACACCCGGTCGTATCAGGATCGTAAAAGGCGCCTTTGAAACCGCCCCTCACCTGTCCATGCCAAGGGGAGAAGCACTGGATGAAGCGTACCTGGGCTATATAGGGCAACTGTTGTCTAACGGGCACCTGTGCTCCATTGCCACGCATCATGATAAAATACAGCAACAAGCCAAAGCGCTGATCCATCAATATAAACCGGACAAGGAAAAATACGAGTTTGAGAGCCTGTATGGCATCCAGACGGAGCAGCTGGAACAACTAAAGGCAGAGGGCTATCCCACAAAATTGTATTTCGTTTACGGGAAAGAATGGTACCTCTATTTGTGCAACCGGCTGGCGGAATACCCGATGAATGTATTTCGGGCACTGAATGATATTGTGGGTTAG
- a CDS encoding VOC family protein translates to MENFISIVEIPTNSFARAVKFYQSVFNIGIREIDMQGTQMGLFPGGEGPVNVALVKGDDYKPSATGTLVYFNGGDDLQNLLHKIEPAGGKVLLPKTLIDAENGFFAIFTDTEGNKLGLHSYK, encoded by the coding sequence ATGGAAAACTTCATTTCAATCGTGGAAATTCCCACCAACTCGTTTGCCCGGGCAGTAAAATTTTACCAGTCTGTTTTCAACATCGGTATCCGCGAGATAGACATGCAGGGAACACAGATGGGACTGTTCCCCGGTGGCGAAGGCCCGGTAAATGTAGCCCTGGTAAAGGGAGATGATTATAAGCCCTCCGCGACCGGCACGCTGGTTTACTTCAACGGCGGCGACGATCTGCAAAACCTACTCCATAAAATTGAACCCGCCGGTGGCAAAGTACTCCTGCCCAAGACCCTCATAGATGCGGAGAACGGCTTCTTTGCCATCTTTACTGACACCGAGGGCAACAAGTTGGGATTGCATTCCTATAAATAA
- a CDS encoding helix-turn-helix domain-containing protein → MTYETFPPHPDLSAFVKCYWTLTVPAEKEAPRQRVLPDGCIELFFILGDDIRRFVSEDTFIIQPREMVLGQITEPYFIQPAGHVHSFAVRFYPYGFANFTTLPIQQLANKETPLEQLFGPETSAKLTRDIIDARDTAQRIQIMEAFLLNRLNRQATIDQIVKSTVDALLQKKGSTSIHSILEVDLSKRRQLERKFIRQIGMSPKQLGKVIRLQAVLKMLLHEQPGHLTNIAYERDYHDQAHFIKDFREFTGVSPRYFLNDDSMALSALLYSRD, encoded by the coding sequence ATGACCTACGAAACTTTTCCGCCGCACCCGGATTTGAGCGCGTTCGTCAAATGTTACTGGACATTAACGGTCCCGGCCGAAAAAGAAGCACCCCGGCAGCGGGTGCTACCCGACGGGTGCATCGAATTATTTTTTATTCTGGGAGATGACATCCGGCGGTTTGTATCGGAGGATACGTTCATTATCCAACCCCGTGAAATGGTACTGGGGCAAATCACCGAACCTTATTTTATACAGCCCGCCGGGCATGTCCACTCCTTCGCAGTCCGTTTTTACCCATATGGCTTCGCCAATTTCACTACGCTTCCTATTCAGCAGCTGGCCAATAAAGAAACACCGCTCGAACAACTGTTCGGCCCGGAAACATCCGCAAAGCTGACGCGGGACATCATCGACGCCCGCGATACCGCGCAAAGGATACAGATCATGGAAGCCTTCCTGCTGAACAGGCTGAATCGCCAGGCAACGATCGACCAGATCGTGAAATCGACGGTAGACGCCCTGCTACAGAAAAAAGGCAGCACCTCCATCCATTCCATCCTGGAGGTGGACCTATCCAAACGGCGGCAGCTGGAACGGAAATTTATCCGGCAAATCGGCATGAGCCCCAAGCAGCTGGGCAAGGTAATACGGCTCCAGGCCGTATTGAAAATGTTGCTGCATGAACAGCCGGGGCATTTAACCAACATCGCCTATGAGCGCGACTATCATGACCAGGCCCATTTTATCAAAGATTTCCGGGAATTTACGGGCGTAAGTCCCCGGTATTTTCTGAACGACGATTCCATGGCGCTTTCAGCGCTGTTATACTCCCGGGACTAG
- a CDS encoding SRPBCC family protein produces MANILHRIGIKTSSMDEVYRALTTRDGLAGWWTTDTRGEGDQAGNTVIFRFGTDGFDMKVTNLQSPGLVEWEVVDGPQEWIGTTIRFGLKQEGDYVILLFKHLDWKEPVEFMHHCSTKWAVFLMSLKSLVETGKGRPFPDDVKVDNWN; encoded by the coding sequence ATGGCAAACATCTTACATCGTATAGGGATCAAAACTTCATCCATGGATGAGGTGTACCGTGCGTTGACCACAAGGGACGGCCTCGCAGGCTGGTGGACCACCGACACGCGGGGCGAAGGCGACCAGGCCGGAAACACCGTTATATTCCGGTTTGGCACAGATGGGTTTGATATGAAAGTAACAAACCTCCAATCGCCCGGACTGGTTGAATGGGAAGTGGTCGACGGGCCACAGGAATGGATCGGCACTACCATCCGTTTCGGGCTGAAGCAGGAAGGCGACTATGTCATTTTGCTATTTAAGCACCTTGACTGGAAGGAACCTGTTGAGTTCATGCATCATTGCAGTACCAAATGGGCCGTCTTCCTGATGAGCCTGAAATCACTGGTAGAAACGGGCAAGGGACGTCCTTTTCCCGATGACGTCAAAGTCGATAACTGGAATTAA
- a CDS encoding VOC family protein has product MAQSSVLRGMATLTFYAADHAAAKKWYTEFLGIAPYFDMPGYFEFRLGDYQHELGVIDSQYAPPARSADTGGAVTYWHVDDIKATLDRLLALGATEFEPITQRGQEGSGFATAAVTDPFGNIIGIMTNPHYLEILQKKNNI; this is encoded by the coding sequence ATGGCACAATCATCAGTATTACGCGGCATGGCTACACTTACCTTTTACGCCGCAGACCACGCAGCAGCAAAGAAATGGTATACCGAATTCCTCGGCATAGCCCCCTATTTCGACATGCCCGGCTATTTCGAATTCCGCCTGGGCGACTATCAGCACGAGCTGGGAGTGATAGACAGCCAATACGCCCCTCCGGCCAGATCAGCAGACACCGGCGGCGCCGTTACCTACTGGCACGTGGATGATATTAAAGCCACTCTCGACCGGCTGCTGGCGCTAGGTGCCACGGAGTTTGAACCCATTACCCAACGCGGGCAGGAGGGGAGCGGTTTTGCCACAGCAGCGGTAACAGACCCTTTTGGAAATATCATCGGTATCATGACCAACCCGCATTACCTGGAAATTTTGCAGAAAAAAAATAATATATAG
- a CDS encoding YdeI/OmpD-associated family protein: protein METLDGRQAVYAPTRAEWRKWLTEHSQTETGVWLIQYHKKSKVPCLSLNDATEEALCFGWIDSKAKKRDEESFYLTFTPRKAKSKWSKPNKERVDRMIAAGLMTSHGQEKIDLAKRTGMWGRTK, encoded by the coding sequence ATGGAAACACTGGACGGAAGACAAGCCGTATACGCCCCCACCAGGGCCGAATGGCGGAAATGGCTGACGGAGCACAGCCAGACGGAAACAGGTGTATGGCTCATACAATATCATAAAAAAAGCAAGGTACCCTGCCTCTCTCTTAATGATGCCACGGAAGAAGCTCTGTGCTTCGGGTGGATAGACAGTAAAGCCAAAAAACGGGATGAGGAAAGTTTCTACCTGACATTTACACCCCGCAAAGCAAAAAGCAAATGGAGCAAGCCCAATAAAGAACGGGTGGACCGGATGATCGCAGCGGGGCTGATGACATCACATGGCCAGGAAAAGATCGACCTGGCGAAGCGTACCGGGATGTGGGGGAGGACTAAGTAA